A section of the Zymoseptoria tritici IPO323 chromosome 9, whole genome shotgun sequence genome encodes:
- a CDS encoding hydrophobin-like protein (Hydrophobin. Similar to class II hydrophobin.) — translation MQFSTITAVFFASLAVASPTYGGKYEPCGSALYSQAQCCATDVLEVAGLDCDGVGARIDNAQHFVNLCAAKGQRARCCAIPVLGQALLCQEPEGTN, via the exons ATGCAGTTCTCTACCATCAccgccgtcttcttcgcctccctcgccgtcgccagcCCGACTTACGGCGGCAAGTACGAGCCCTGCGGCTCTGCCCTCTACAGCCAGGCTCAGTGCTGTGCTACCGACGTCCTGGAGGTCGCCGGTTTGGACTGCGATGGTG TCGGTGCCCGCATCGACAACGCTCAGCACTTTGTCAACCTGTGTGCCGCCAAGGGCCAGCGAGCTCGCTGCTGCGCCATCCCAGTC CTCGGACAGGCTCTCCTCTGCCAGGAGCCAGAGGGCACCAACTAG